In the genome of Pirellulales bacterium, the window GAACCTGATGCAACAGGCGGTGTCCCCAATACTCCGCCAGGCTGGCAAATACAAATCCGAATGTAAACCACGCCGCTCCCACGCCCACGGCAGGCCAATTCATAAAGTGACCCTTGAAAAAGAGCCGAGCAATATGGAATCGAAAGTGACCCGAACGGCCGCCAACTGCTTTCCCGCTCGCACTCCCCTAGTTTACGCCTTCCCCTCCCGCTTGAAAACAGGAGTAACGCAGGAACGGTCAAACGTTCGAATACGATCAAACCGGCTTTCGGTAGTTTGCCTGGTGCTGTTGGCTTTTTCCAGGGGCGATCGTCAACCAGAGAGCCTCCGCATTGCCGAGTCGAGCCAGATACACGACCTGTCCAGTGTGATAGGCGACGTGGCAAAGTCCGCGGATAAGAGCTTGACACACAGTCTGGCTTTCGCCGCGGATAGTAATTAGCCGGCCCAAATCGGCAGGCTGCAATGAGGCCAGCGTATCGAACAGCGTCTGCCAGCCCTGTTCCCAGGCAGCGTACAAGGCTGGTCTCGTGTCGTCCGGCGTCACTATAAACTCGCCGTCCCGATTTCGCGTCGGCTTTTCGCCGTCGGTGGTTAAAAAATCGGTCCAACGCGACTTCAAATTGCCCGCCAGATGCTTCACGATCAGCGCGATCGGGTTCACTTGTTCCGCTGGCCGTTGAAAAAATGCGGCATCATCGAGCGACGACATCGCCCGATCGGCCAAGTCTTTGTGCCGTCGGAATTCGTGAACGAGGTCGGTCAATACGTGGTCCATTGCGTCGGGCTACCTCTGCGGCACGGGGAACAGACGATTGAGCTGTTTGTTCAGTTCCCCTTCGATAATTCCCGGCACCACATTCGTGACGGCCTGCCCGATCAAACTCTGGATGATCCGGCCGTCGAATTTCCAGCGATGGAGATTCCCCTCGATCGGGATACGGAGGATGCGGTCTTGGATGCCGCCGAGCGCGGGAACTTTGCGAATCCATTCGTCCTGGATCGTAATCTCTGCCACCAGTCCGACCGATTCGTCGAATCCGACCCAGCCGCGCGTGCGGACTGGAACTTTGCCAATTTGCATCTGAAAGTCTTGATGATAGACGCGCCCCTTGGTCACCGAGAAATCGACCTTCTGCGCGCCGATCTTGAGCAACGACGATTGACCCGTCAGCGCCAGCGGCGGCGGGCGGCGATCGACCATCGCTTCAATCTGCTGGGCAGCAAGCACCAGCGGCTCTAGCGCCGGTCCAGCAAGCACTTGCCACTCATGCACGACAAGCTTGCCGGAAACATCGGCTGATTTGAGCTTCATCAGCGGCACTTTCGCGCCATCTAGCTCCAACGAGAAGCTGCCTTCCGCGCGCGACGCCTCGGCCAGTGCCGGCACGAGAAACTTCATCCAAGCGTGGCTCAGTTCCTGCGAAATGCGGACATTGTTGAGAATC includes:
- a CDS encoding DUF1572 family protein — its product is MDHVLTDLVHEFRRHKDLADRAMSSLDDAAFFQRPAEQVNPIALIVKHLAGNLKSRWTDFLTTDGEKPTRNRDGEFIVTPDDTRPALYAAWEQGWQTLFDTLASLQPADLGRLITIRGESQTVCQALIRGLCHVAYHTGQVVYLARLGNAEALWLTIAPGKSQQHQANYRKPV